A window of Xylophilus sp. GW821-FHT01B05 contains these coding sequences:
- a CDS encoding ABC transporter substrate-binding protein → MRPLNFHRRLSLLLAGLLLAGTSHAADPIVLKVGDQNYYNIRASVELSKALEGASYKVEWSGFQAAAPLSEALNAGAIDIGFLGDSGFLFLASKSSTARLIGVTRQNPKTVALLVPKNSTAKTIADLKGKKVAYWPGAWSQQLTLGALDKAGLPADYVQFVKLMPLDAASALPGGSIDAFPVWEPYISQQIVQSGARALFTAEGVIPALSTIAAYGPSIETKRAAIADFLVRLKTARAWVNANTDAYADAWAQRANLDREVSRHWLRQAGLTVGPVDAQAARDIQGTADFLHKVEVLPAAFDTRKVIDTSFTQALSQ, encoded by the coding sequence ATGCGACCCCTGAATTTCCACCGCCGCCTGTCCCTGTTGCTTGCCGGCCTGTTGCTGGCCGGCACGTCTCACGCCGCTGACCCAATCGTGCTGAAGGTCGGTGACCAGAACTATTACAACATCCGTGCCTCCGTGGAGCTGTCCAAGGCGCTGGAAGGGGCTTCGTACAAGGTCGAGTGGTCGGGCTTCCAGGCGGCCGCGCCGTTGTCAGAGGCGCTCAACGCGGGCGCCATCGACATCGGCTTTCTGGGCGATTCGGGCTTCTTGTTCCTGGCCTCCAAAAGCAGCACGGCCCGGCTGATCGGCGTGACGCGGCAGAACCCCAAGACGGTGGCGCTACTGGTGCCAAAGAACTCCACCGCCAAGACCATTGCCGACCTCAAGGGCAAGAAGGTTGCCTATTGGCCCGGTGCGTGGAGCCAGCAACTGACCTTGGGGGCGCTGGACAAGGCTGGCTTGCCGGCCGACTATGTGCAGTTCGTCAAGCTCATGCCGCTGGATGCGGCCAGCGCACTGCCGGGTGGCAGCATCGACGCCTTCCCGGTCTGGGAGCCCTACATCTCGCAGCAGATCGTGCAGTCCGGCGCGCGGGCGCTGTTCACGGCCGAAGGCGTGATCCCGGCGCTCAGCACCATCGCGGCCTACGGCCCCTCCATCGAGACCAAGCGCGCGGCCATCGCCGACTTTCTGGTGCGCCTGAAAACCGCCAGGGCCTGGGTCAATGCCAACACCGACGCCTATGCCGACGCCTGGGCCCAGCGCGCCAACCTGGACCGTGAGGTGTCGCGGCACTGGTTGCGCCAGGCGGGGCTCACCGTAGGCCCGGTCGATGCGCAGGCCGCCCGCGACATCCAGGGTACGGCCGACTTCCTGCACAAGGTAGAGGTGCTGCCCGCAGCCTTCGACACCCGCAAGGTGATCGACACCTCGTTCACGCAAGCGCTCTCGCAGTAG
- a CDS encoding MetQ/NlpA family ABC transporter substrate-binding protein, with amino-acid sequence MTSSTPRRRFLQTTAAVAAGGLAASWSAATHAATPALIRVGVTSGPHEQIFGAVKRVAERDYGLKIRIVPFNDYVQPNAALDAGDIEANSFQHRPFLAAAIRARGYKLVGFGKTWVGPIGLYSKRYKTLADLPQGAQITFPNDPANGGRVLLLLQQAGLLKLKTGIDPVAGVFATKLDIVDNPRKLRLVEIDSPQLPRSLDDVDAAAINADFANKAGLNPVRDSILLEDKEGPYACLIAVREKDKDEAWVQQLVQAYQTDEVRNFILKEFDGVVIPAF; translated from the coding sequence ATGACTTCATCGACACCACGCCGCCGCTTTCTCCAAACCACCGCCGCCGTGGCTGCGGGTGGCCTCGCGGCCAGCTGGAGCGCGGCAACCCATGCCGCCACGCCCGCGCTGATCCGCGTGGGTGTCACCTCCGGGCCGCACGAGCAGATCTTTGGTGCCGTCAAGCGCGTGGCGGAGCGCGACTATGGCCTGAAGATCCGCATCGTTCCGTTCAATGACTACGTACAGCCCAACGCCGCGCTGGACGCTGGCGACATCGAGGCCAACAGCTTTCAGCACCGGCCCTTTCTGGCAGCGGCCATACGCGCGCGTGGCTACAAGCTGGTGGGCTTTGGCAAGACCTGGGTTGGCCCCATCGGGCTGTACTCCAAGCGCTACAAGACGCTGGCGGACCTGCCGCAGGGCGCACAGATCACCTTCCCCAACGACCCGGCCAATGGCGGGCGGGTGCTTTTGCTGTTGCAACAGGCGGGACTGCTGAAGTTGAAGACCGGCATCGACCCGGTGGCCGGTGTGTTTGCTACCAAACTGGACATCGTGGACAACCCACGCAAGCTGCGCCTGGTGGAGATCGATTCGCCCCAGCTCCCGCGCTCGCTGGACGACGTGGACGCCGCGGCCATCAATGCCGACTTTGCCAACAAGGCGGGCCTGAACCCGGTGCGCGACTCCATCCTGCTGGAGGACAAGGAAGGCCCCTACGCCTGCCTGATCGCCGTGCGCGAGAAGGACAAGGACGAGGCCTGGGTGCAGCAACTGGTGCAGGCCTACCAGACCGATGAGGTGCGCAACTTCATCCTCAAGGAGTTCGATGGCGTGGTGATTCCTGCCTTCTGA
- a CDS encoding MetQ/NlpA family ABC transporter substrate-binding protein produces MKLPRLLWAVVSSLLLAATAQAQQLKIGVTPGSLADSVEVAAKEARQQGLDVKVIEFTDWTTPNTALAAGDIDLNYFQHQAFLDNAIKERGYKFTSVATGLLPNIGLYSLKLKRFDELKEGARVGVANDPVNQGRGLQLLEKAGLIKLRDGVGARGGLNDIVANPKKLKFSEIEGPQLVRALDDLDLAQGYPAHYVNAGKPQIAGSALLYSGIDDVYFAIRFVSRQDNAKDPRVLKFVKIYQDSPAVRAQIHKSFADNDKLYSLPWVNQ; encoded by the coding sequence ATGAAACTCCCTCGCCTCTTGTGGGCCGTCGTCTCTTCGCTCCTGCTTGCCGCCACGGCGCAGGCCCAGCAACTCAAGATCGGCGTCACGCCGGGCTCGCTCGCCGACTCGGTCGAGGTGGCCGCCAAAGAGGCGCGCCAGCAGGGCCTGGACGTGAAGGTGATCGAGTTCACCGACTGGACCACGCCCAACACGGCGCTGGCTGCGGGCGACATCGATCTGAACTACTTCCAACACCAGGCCTTTCTCGATAACGCCATCAAGGAGCGCGGCTACAAGTTCACCAGCGTGGCCACGGGGCTGCTGCCCAACATCGGCTTGTATTCGCTCAAGCTCAAGCGCTTTGATGAACTGAAGGAGGGGGCCCGCGTAGGCGTGGCCAATGACCCGGTCAACCAGGGGCGCGGCCTGCAATTGCTGGAGAAAGCCGGCCTCATCAAGCTGCGCGACGGCGTGGGCGCGCGCGGTGGGCTGAACGACATCGTGGCCAACCCGAAGAAGCTCAAGTTCTCTGAAATAGAAGGCCCGCAACTGGTGCGCGCGCTCGACGACCTGGACCTGGCCCAGGGCTACCCGGCGCACTACGTCAACGCCGGCAAGCCGCAGATCGCCGGCAGCGCGCTGCTGTACTCGGGCATCGATGACGTGTACTTCGCCATTCGCTTCGTCTCGCGCCAGGACAACGCAAAAGACCCGCGCGTGCTGAAGTTCGTGAAGATCTACCAGGATTCGCCAGCGGTGCGCGCGCAGATCCATAAGTCCTTTGCCGACAACGACAAGCTCTACAGCTTGCCCTGGGTGAACCAGTAA
- a CDS encoding MetQ/NlpA family ABC transporter substrate-binding protein yields MNLLTTLRAGAAALVLLAGAAWAQAPLRIGVTPGPLADSAEIAAAEARKQGLDVKVVEFSDWTTPNTALAAGDLDANYFQHQAYLDNAIKERGYKFRSVAVGLRGSLGLFSARYRRTEDIPAGARIALSNDPANQTRALAFLRDVGLLTLRPGTGRSFTLDDVAGNPRKLKFVEVPGPQLVRSFEDVDAVVTPPSAFVTAGRKDVAAAGLRYSIDEDSYWAIQFVARNDNAADPRLAKFIAIYQASPAVRKQLHESYGSNENFYSLAWLKRAAP; encoded by the coding sequence ATGAATCTACTGACCACTCTCCGCGCCGGCGCAGCCGCGCTGGTTCTGCTTGCCGGTGCCGCCTGGGCACAGGCGCCCCTCAGGATTGGCGTCACGCCCGGCCCATTGGCCGATTCGGCCGAGATCGCGGCTGCCGAGGCCAGGAAGCAGGGGCTCGACGTCAAGGTGGTGGAGTTCAGCGACTGGACCACGCCCAACACGGCGCTGGCGGCCGGCGACCTCGATGCCAATTACTTCCAGCACCAGGCCTATCTCGACAACGCCATCAAGGAGCGTGGCTACAAGTTTCGCAGCGTGGCCGTTGGCCTGCGCGGCAGCCTGGGGCTCTTCTCTGCCCGTTACCGCCGTACTGAAGACATCCCTGCGGGCGCGCGCATTGCGCTGTCGAACGACCCGGCCAACCAGACACGGGCGCTGGCCTTCCTGCGCGATGTGGGGCTGCTCACGCTGCGCCCGGGCACGGGGCGCTCGTTCACGCTCGACGACGTAGCGGGCAACCCACGCAAGCTGAAATTTGTCGAGGTGCCAGGGCCGCAACTGGTGCGCTCGTTCGAGGATGTAGACGCCGTGGTGACGCCGCCCAGCGCCTTTGTCACGGCCGGCCGCAAGGATGTGGCGGCTGCAGGCCTGCGCTATTCGATCGATGAAGACAGCTACTGGGCCATCCAGTTCGTGGCCCGCAACGACAACGCGGCCGATCCACGGCTGGCCAAATTCATCGCGATCTACCAGGCCTCGCCCGCCGTGCGCAAGCAACTGCACGAGTCCTATGGCAGCAACGAGAACTTCTACAGCCTGGCCTGGTTGAAGAGGGCCGCACCATGA
- a CDS encoding ATP-binding cassette domain-containing protein, translating into MAGTVAFEGLGKIYHSSAGPVHALQDISLDVPAGSIFGIIGRSGAGKSSLLRTINRLERPTQGRVLVDGQDVGRLDDEGLVALRRRVGMIFQHFNLLSAKTVWNNVALPLKVAGVPQAQITQRVAEVLELVGLDGKHHTYPSRLSGGQKQRVGIARALVHRPEILLCDEATSALDPETTQSILALLRDINRRLGLTIVLITHEMAVIREICDQVLVLEDGRIAERGPVWQVFGNPRHDATRALLRPLEHALPDDLARRLLPAPPAGQAYEQVLELRYTGEDGIEPDLARIAEALGAPVRLLHGGVGRIQGHTHGRLLLATTADEAAIATLAARRVAHHAKVLGHVGIDD; encoded by the coding sequence ATGGCCGGCACGGTGGCGTTCGAGGGCCTGGGCAAGATCTATCACTCCTCGGCCGGGCCGGTGCATGCGCTGCAGGACATCAGCCTGGATGTTCCTGCGGGCAGCATCTTCGGCATCATCGGGCGCAGCGGTGCGGGCAAGTCGAGCCTGCTGCGCACCATCAACCGGCTGGAGCGGCCCACCCAGGGCCGCGTGCTGGTAGACGGCCAGGACGTGGGCCGGCTGGATGACGAGGGCCTGGTGGCGCTGCGCCGGCGCGTGGGCATGATCTTCCAGCACTTCAACCTGCTGTCGGCCAAGACCGTCTGGAACAACGTGGCATTGCCACTGAAGGTGGCCGGCGTGCCACAGGCGCAGATCACCCAGCGCGTGGCCGAGGTGCTTGAACTGGTGGGGCTGGACGGCAAGCACCACACCTACCCCAGCCGGCTCTCGGGCGGGCAGAAGCAGCGCGTGGGCATTGCCCGCGCGCTGGTGCACCGCCCCGAGATCCTGCTGTGCGACGAGGCCACCTCGGCGCTCGACCCGGAGACCACCCAGTCCATCCTGGCGCTGCTGCGCGACATCAACCGGCGCCTGGGCCTGACCATCGTGCTCATCACGCACGAGATGGCCGTGATCCGCGAGATCTGCGACCAGGTGCTGGTGCTGGAGGACGGGCGCATCGCCGAGCGCGGCCCCGTCTGGCAGGTGTTTGGCAACCCGCGCCACGACGCCACGCGCGCGCTGCTGCGCCCGCTGGAGCATGCCCTGCCCGACGACTTGGCGCGCCGGCTGCTGCCAGCGCCGCCCGCCGGCCAGGCGTACGAGCAGGTGCTGGAGCTGCGCTACACCGGCGAGGACGGCATCGAGCCCGACCTGGCCCGCATTGCCGAGGCGCTCGGCGCCCCGGTGCGGCTGCTGCACGGCGGCGTGGGCCGCATCCAGGGCCACACGCACGGCCGCCTGCTGCTGGCCACCACGGCCGACGAGGCCGCCATCGCCACCCTCGCGGCGCGCCGCGTCGCCCACCACGCAAAGGTTCTCGGCCATGTCGGCATTGATGATTGA
- a CDS encoding SfnB family sulfur acquisition oxidoreductase has protein sequence MSAANPIHTLAHRITSDAEAIAVATRLAHDFAPGAAERDRERRQPWAELDAFVASGLWGITVPRAFGGAGVSNATLAEVLAIIAAADSSLAQIPQNHFYVLELLRVGGTEAQQRYFYGLTLAGTRFGNALSETGRRDFQRATRLSPLPDGNWTVTGQKFYCTGAIYAHWIPVWAAREEHGRDVGYLAFVPRDTAGITVVDDWDSFGQRLTGSGSVRFDNVQVRPEWIIPFQGAFEQPTTVGPVAQIMHAAIDLGLARGALAATLPFVRERSRPWIDAKVECASDDPLLIQQVGEIVLRLRAAEALVRRAGRIVDAAQAAPNERSVAAASIAVAEARALTTTASLDAGSRLFELAGTGATLDGLGLDRFWRNARTHTLHDPVRWKYHAVGNYYLNDRIPPRHGAI, from the coding sequence ATGAGCGCAGCAAACCCCATCCATACCTTGGCGCACCGCATCACCAGCGATGCCGAGGCCATTGCCGTAGCCACGCGGCTGGCGCATGACTTCGCCCCCGGCGCCGCCGAGCGTGACCGCGAGCGCCGCCAGCCCTGGGCTGAGCTGGACGCCTTCGTTGCCAGCGGCCTGTGGGGCATCACCGTGCCACGCGCCTTTGGCGGCGCGGGTGTGTCGAATGCAACGCTGGCCGAGGTGCTTGCCATCATTGCGGCGGCCGACAGCTCGCTGGCGCAAATCCCGCAGAACCACTTCTATGTGCTGGAGCTATTGCGCGTGGGCGGCACCGAGGCCCAGCAGCGCTACTTCTACGGCCTGACGCTGGCGGGAACCCGCTTTGGCAATGCGCTGTCGGAAACCGGGCGCCGCGACTTCCAACGTGCCACCCGGCTGAGCCCGCTGCCGGATGGCAACTGGACGGTGACGGGGCAGAAGTTCTATTGCACCGGCGCGATCTACGCGCATTGGATTCCGGTCTGGGCCGCACGCGAGGAGCATGGGCGCGACGTGGGCTACCTGGCCTTTGTGCCGCGCGACACGGCAGGCATCACCGTTGTCGACGACTGGGACAGCTTTGGCCAGCGCCTGACCGGCAGTGGCAGCGTGCGCTTCGACAACGTGCAGGTGCGGCCCGAGTGGATCATTCCGTTCCAGGGCGCTTTCGAGCAGCCGACCACGGTGGGCCCGGTGGCGCAGATCATGCACGCGGCCATCGACCTGGGGCTGGCGCGCGGCGCACTGGCGGCCACGCTGCCCTTTGTGCGTGAACGCTCGCGCCCCTGGATCGATGCCAAGGTCGAGTGCGCCAGCGACGATCCGCTGCTGATCCAACAGGTGGGCGAGATCGTCCTACGCCTGCGTGCTGCAGAAGCCCTGGTGCGCCGCGCCGGCCGCATCGTCGATGCCGCACAGGCCGCGCCGAATGAGCGCAGCGTGGCCGCAGCCTCCATCGCCGTGGCCGAGGCGCGTGCGCTGACCACCACTGCCTCGCTGGATGCGGGCAGCCGCCTGTTCGAGCTGGCCGGCACCGGCGCCACCTTGGACGGCCTGGGCCTGGATCGCTTCTGGCGCAACGCGCGCACCCACACGCTGCACGACCCGGTGCGCTGGAAGTACCACGCCGTGGGCAACTACTACCTCAACGACCGCATTCCACCGCGCCATGGCGCGATCTGA
- a CDS encoding ABC transporter substrate-binding protein: protein MQDLLSSPSLPASEVSRRHLLALTGMLIGGTWPGHAQAATGSLPDTVEGAVRGGTLSAVIHPEPPSLAFFVNTASPTRAVVSKIFDGLLDYGPDLKPRPQLAESVEVSADGLTVRLKLRQNVLWHDGKPFSSADVKFSADEVWRKYAPTARRVFQHLSKVETPDAHTVVLTLAKPTPVILNALDVVAAPVLPRHLYEGTDIPNNPYNNKPVGTGPFLFKEWARGSHIALERNDRYWAPGRPFLDGIVWKVIPDVAGRATALETGAVQYGERNPVTFADAGRLAKLPNLTVDTAGYNGFSGWFWLLPNLRHPILGKAPVRQAILHAIDREALTKTVWGGYAVPATGPVTSQLKTFYTADTQQYPFDRKKAEALLDAAGYPKQADGWRFKLTHDFIPYGDDYRRTGEFVRQALRAVGIDVTLRALDLPTWLTNVFTRYDFELASSWSVNWQDPQLGVEQHYWSKAESKGTPWQNASGYASPEMDRLIEAAQVERDPAKRVQLYQQVQKLAQADLPLINLFEFRWFGVWARNLRNVTDSYIHTQNNFANVWLDKPAA, encoded by the coding sequence ATGCAAGACCTGCTCTCATCCCCATCGCTGCCTGCATCGGAGGTCTCGCGCCGCCACTTGCTGGCCTTGACCGGCATGCTGATCGGTGGCACCTGGCCCGGCCACGCGCAGGCCGCCACCGGCAGCCTGCCCGACACCGTGGAGGGCGCCGTGCGCGGTGGCACGCTCAGCGCGGTGATCCACCCTGAGCCGCCATCGCTCGCCTTCTTCGTCAACACCGCATCGCCCACGCGCGCCGTGGTCAGCAAGATATTCGATGGCCTGCTCGACTACGGGCCCGACCTCAAGCCACGCCCGCAATTGGCCGAGAGCGTGGAGGTCTCGGCCGATGGCCTGACCGTGCGCCTGAAGCTGCGCCAGAACGTGCTCTGGCACGACGGCAAGCCCTTCAGCTCGGCCGACGTGAAGTTCTCTGCCGATGAAGTCTGGCGCAAGTACGCCCCCACGGCGCGGCGGGTGTTCCAGCACCTGAGCAAGGTGGAGACGCCCGACGCCCACACCGTGGTGTTGACGCTGGCCAAGCCCACGCCGGTGATCCTCAACGCCTTGGATGTGGTGGCGGCGCCGGTGCTGCCCCGGCACCTGTACGAAGGCACGGACATCCCCAACAACCCCTACAACAACAAGCCGGTGGGCACCGGGCCCTTCTTGTTCAAGGAGTGGGCGCGCGGCAGCCACATCGCGCTGGAGCGCAATGACCGGTACTGGGCACCGGGCCGCCCGTTTCTGGACGGCATCGTCTGGAAGGTCATTCCCGATGTGGCAGGCCGCGCCACCGCGCTGGAGACCGGCGCCGTGCAGTACGGCGAGCGCAACCCGGTGACCTTTGCCGATGCAGGCCGCCTGGCCAAGCTGCCGAACCTGACGGTGGACACGGCCGGCTACAACGGCTTTTCTGGCTGGTTCTGGCTGCTGCCCAATTTGCGCCACCCGATTCTGGGCAAGGCCCCGGTGCGCCAGGCCATCCTGCACGCCATCGACCGCGAGGCGCTGACCAAGACCGTCTGGGGTGGCTACGCGGTGCCGGCTACGGGGCCGGTGACCTCGCAGCTCAAGACCTTCTACACCGCCGACACGCAGCAGTACCCGTTCGACCGCAAGAAGGCCGAGGCGTTGCTGGACGCGGCCGGCTACCCGAAGCAGGCCGACGGCTGGCGCTTCAAGCTCACGCACGACTTCATTCCCTACGGGGACGACTACCGCCGCACCGGCGAGTTTGTGCGGCAGGCGCTGCGCGCCGTCGGCATCGACGTGACCCTGCGAGCGCTGGACTTGCCGACCTGGCTGACCAATGTCTTCACCCGCTACGACTTCGAGCTGGCCAGCTCCTGGAGCGTGAACTGGCAAGACCCGCAACTGGGCGTGGAGCAGCACTACTGGTCCAAGGCCGAGAGCAAGGGCACGCCATGGCAGAACGCCTCGGGCTACGCCAGCCCGGAGATGGACCGCCTGATCGAGGCCGCACAGGTCGAACGCGACCCGGCCAAGCGTGTGCAGCTCTACCAGCAAGTCCAGAAGCTGGCGCAGGCCGATCTGCCCCTGATCAACCTGTTCGAGTTCCGCTGGTTCGGCGTCTGGGCGCGCAACTTGCGCAACGTCACTGACAGCTACATCCACACGCAGAACAACTTCGCCAACGTGTGGCTCGACAAGCCGGCGGCGTGA
- a CDS encoding LLM class flavin-dependent oxidoreductase — protein sequence MAAKKKQILLNAFNMNCVGHINHGLWTHPRDHSGDYNSIDYWTGMARTLERGLFDGLFIADIVGVYDIYQGNIDTTLRESIQLPVNDPLLLVSAMAAVTKHLGFGVTVNLSYEQPYLLARKFSTLDHLTRGRIGWNIVTGYLDSAARAMGRTEQIPHDERYDRADEYLEVLYKLWEGSWEDGAVRRDKAARVFTDPARVHKVQHQGRYYQLDGYHLSEPSPQRTPVLFQAGSSGRGQQFAARHAECVFISPPSKEAARKSVQVLREQLVRAGRRPDDIKVFVGAAVVPGATEKQAREKYADYLSYASREAGLAHFSASVGIDYARYGLDERIEYGKTNAIESAARTAEQNGWTRRKLLDLFEIGGRYPAIVGDAGQVADELQSWVDEAGVDGFNISRTVVPESYEDFVDLVVPELQQRGVYKTAYAEGTLRARIGGEGDRLPARHAAAQFRNPSSLGAPAPSLPQLSQV from the coding sequence ATGGCAGCCAAGAAGAAGCAGATCCTGCTCAACGCGTTCAACATGAACTGCGTGGGCCATATCAACCACGGGCTGTGGACGCACCCGCGTGACCACTCCGGCGACTACAACAGCATCGACTACTGGACCGGGATGGCGCGCACGCTGGAGCGTGGCCTGTTCGATGGCCTGTTCATCGCCGACATCGTGGGCGTCTACGACATCTACCAGGGCAATATCGATACCACGCTGCGTGAATCGATCCAGTTGCCGGTGAACGACCCGCTGTTGCTGGTCTCGGCCATGGCGGCAGTGACAAAGCACCTGGGATTCGGCGTGACGGTGAACCTCAGCTACGAGCAGCCCTACCTGCTGGCGCGCAAGTTCTCTACGCTCGATCACCTCACCCGCGGGCGCATCGGCTGGAACATCGTCACCGGTTACCTCGACAGCGCCGCGCGCGCCATGGGCCGCACCGAGCAGATCCCGCACGACGAGCGCTACGACCGCGCCGACGAGTACCTGGAAGTGCTCTACAAGCTGTGGGAGGGCAGTTGGGAAGATGGGGCGGTGCGCCGCGACAAGGCCGCGCGCGTGTTTACAGACCCGGCCAGGGTGCACAAGGTGCAGCACCAGGGGCGCTACTACCAGCTCGACGGCTACCACCTGAGCGAGCCCTCGCCGCAGCGCACGCCGGTGCTGTTTCAGGCGGGCAGCTCGGGCCGCGGGCAGCAGTTTGCGGCGCGGCACGCGGAGTGCGTCTTCATCTCGCCGCCGAGCAAAGAGGCCGCGCGAAAATCCGTGCAGGTCCTGCGCGAGCAATTGGTCCGGGCAGGCCGCCGGCCGGATGACATCAAGGTCTTTGTGGGCGCTGCCGTGGTGCCGGGCGCAACGGAGAAGCAGGCGCGCGAGAAGTACGCCGACTACCTGAGCTATGCCAGCCGCGAGGCCGGGCTTGCGCATTTCTCGGCGAGCGTCGGTATCGACTACGCGCGCTACGGGCTGGACGAACGCATCGAATACGGCAAGACCAATGCCATCGAGTCGGCTGCGCGCACCGCCGAGCAGAACGGCTGGACGCGGCGCAAGCTGCTCGACCTGTTCGAGATTGGCGGGCGCTACCCGGCCATCGTCGGTGACGCAGGGCAGGTGGCTGACGAGCTGCAGTCCTGGGTCGACGAGGCCGGTGTGGACGGCTTCAACATCAGCCGCACGGTAGTGCCCGAGAGCTACGAGGACTTTGTCGACCTCGTGGTGCCCGAGCTGCAGCAGCGCGGCGTCTACAAGACGGCCTACGCCGAAGGCACGCTGCGCGCCCGTATTGGTGGCGAGGGCGACCGCCTGCCGGCACGGCATGCGGCGGCGCAGTTCCGCAACCCTTCATCGCTGGGGGCGCCGGCCCCTTCCCTTCCCCAACTGTCGCAGGTTTGA
- the ssuD gene encoding FMNH2-dependent alkanesulfonate monooxygenase: MSPDIFWFLPTSGDTRYLGKSDFGRPATNAYLRQIAVTAEDLGYDGLLIPTGSSCLDPWVTAASLVPVTRRIKLLVALRTSLGGPTASARQAATLDQALGAGRLLLNVVPGGDATELAADGVFYDHDTRYEAGDEFLTVWRRLLQGEKVDFDGTHVKVRGAQNYHAPVTTPHPPLYFGGSSPAAHALAAKHVDAYLTWGEPPAAVAEKIADVRRLAAEHGRTLRFGVRLHVIVRETSEEAWADAARLISHLSDEDIANAQSNYARMDSVGQSRMAALHGGQRDKLVVGPNLWAGVGLVRGGAGTALVGNPQEVAARLQEYIDLGVDSFVLSGYPHLEESIRFAELVFPLLPGKQPVTLRDQAVTGGAFDVRAASAAP, translated from the coding sequence ATGAGCCCCGACATCTTCTGGTTCCTGCCCACCTCGGGCGACACCCGCTACCTTGGCAAGTCCGACTTCGGCCGGCCTGCTACCAATGCCTATCTGCGGCAGATCGCGGTGACGGCGGAAGACCTGGGCTACGACGGGCTGTTGATTCCCACCGGCAGCTCTTGCCTCGATCCCTGGGTGACAGCCGCCAGCCTGGTACCGGTGACGCGGCGCATCAAGCTGCTGGTGGCGCTGCGCACCTCGCTGGGTGGGCCCACGGCGTCGGCGCGCCAGGCGGCCACGCTGGACCAGGCCTTGGGCGCGGGCCGGCTGCTGCTGAACGTGGTGCCGGGCGGTGACGCCACCGAGTTGGCGGCAGACGGCGTGTTCTACGACCATGACACGCGCTATGAGGCTGGTGACGAGTTCCTGACCGTCTGGCGCCGCTTGTTGCAGGGCGAGAAGGTGGACTTCGACGGCACGCACGTGAAGGTGCGCGGCGCGCAGAACTACCACGCACCCGTGACGACGCCCCATCCGCCGCTGTACTTTGGGGGTTCCTCGCCGGCAGCGCACGCCTTGGCCGCCAAGCATGTGGACGCCTACCTGACCTGGGGCGAGCCACCAGCCGCCGTGGCCGAGAAGATCGCGGATGTGCGCCGCCTTGCCGCTGAGCATGGCCGCACGTTGCGCTTCGGCGTGCGGCTGCACGTGATCGTGCGCGAGACCAGCGAAGAGGCCTGGGCCGACGCAGCCCGGCTGATCAGCCATCTGAGTGACGAAGACATCGCCAACGCGCAGAGCAACTACGCCCGCATGGACTCCGTGGGGCAAAGCCGCATGGCCGCGTTGCACGGCGGACAACGCGACAAGCTGGTGGTCGGCCCCAATCTGTGGGCCGGCGTGGGTTTGGTGCGCGGTGGCGCGGGCACGGCGCTGGTGGGCAATCCGCAAGAGGTGGCGGCGCGGCTGCAGGAGTACATCGACCTGGGCGTGGACAGCTTTGTGCTGTCGGGTTATCCGCATCTGGAAGAGTCGATCCGCTTTGCGGAGCTGGTGTTTCCGCTACTGCCCGGCAAGCAGCCGGTCACGCTGCGCGACCAGGCGGTGACCGGCGGGGCTTTTGACGTTCGGGCCGCCAGCGCGGCGCCATGA
- a CDS encoding methionine ABC transporter permease, with protein sequence MSALMIERILEGLLDTLTMVGASALIALVAGIPLAVWLVLSAPGGLLEAPRTHRVLGSIVNGFRATPFIVLLVALIPFTRLVTGTTIGVWAAVVPLAVSATPFFARIVEVSLRGVDAGLVEAAQAMGCRRWHIVRHVLLPEALPGIVGGFTITLVSMIGASAMAGAVGAGGLGDIAIRYGYQRFNTEVMVTVIVVLIALVCLIQFIGDRYVRWLKDR encoded by the coding sequence ATGTCGGCATTGATGATTGAACGCATTCTTGAGGGCCTGCTCGATACGCTGACCATGGTCGGCGCGTCGGCGCTGATCGCGCTGGTGGCGGGCATCCCGCTGGCGGTATGGCTGGTGCTGTCGGCACCGGGCGGCCTGCTGGAGGCGCCGCGCACCCACCGCGTGCTGGGCAGCATCGTCAACGGCTTTCGCGCCACGCCCTTCATCGTGCTGCTGGTGGCGCTGATCCCATTCACGCGGCTGGTCACCGGCACCACCATTGGTGTGTGGGCTGCGGTGGTGCCGCTGGCGGTGAGCGCCACGCCCTTCTTTGCACGCATCGTCGAGGTGAGCCTGCGCGGCGTGGATGCCGGCCTGGTCGAGGCCGCGCAGGCCATGGGCTGCCGGCGCTGGCACATCGTGCGCCACGTGCTGCTGCCCGAGGCGCTGCCCGGCATCGTCGGTGGCTTCACCATCACCCTGGTATCGATGATCGGCGCCTCGGCCATGGCTGGTGCGGTAGGGGCGGGCGGGCTGGGTGACATCGCCATCCGCTATGGCTACCAGCGCTTCAACACCGAGGTGATGGTGACGGTCATCGTCGTATTGATCGCGCTGGTGTGCCTGATCCAGTTCATTGGCGACCGCTACGTGCGCTGGCTCAAGGACCGCTGA